A genomic stretch from Leptotrichia sp. HSP-536 includes:
- the carA gene encoding glutamine-hydrolyzing carbamoyl-phosphate synthase small subunit yields MYSLDKQLVLEDGSVYKGYGFGADVEMAGEVVFNTAMTGYQETISDPSYNGQIITFTYPLIGNYGINRDDYETINPTIKGIITREICRKPSNFRNEFTLEEILKDLNIPGISGIDTRSLTKKIREHGTIKGIIVDIDKNPEEVAENLRNNSLPTNQIEQVSTKKAFLSSGRGMRVVLLDLGMKSGIMRELNSRDCDIVVMPHNATAKEILRQKPDGIMLSNGPGDPTDVPETIATIKELIDKVPIFGICMGHQLISLACGAKTYKLLFGHRGANQPVLNLETGKVDITAQNHGFAVDIDSLKETDLELTHIAVNDRTCEGVKHKKYPVFSVQYHPEASPGPHDPNYLFDMFIENMKKNRKEQY; encoded by the coding sequence ATGTACTCATTGGATAAACAGCTTGTTCTGGAAGATGGGAGCGTGTATAAAGGGTATGGATTTGGTGCAGATGTGGAAATGGCTGGGGAAGTTGTTTTTAATACTGCGATGACTGGGTATCAGGAAACTATTTCAGATCCATCATATAATGGTCAGATTATTACATTTACTTATCCATTGATTGGAAATTATGGAATAAACAGAGATGACTACGAAACTATCAATCCAACTATTAAAGGAATTATAACTCGTGAAATATGCAGAAAACCTTCTAATTTTAGAAATGAATTTACGTTGGAAGAAATTCTGAAGGATTTAAATATTCCAGGTATTTCTGGCATTGATACACGTAGCCTTACTAAAAAAATAAGGGAACATGGAACAATCAAGGGAATTATCGTAGATATAGACAAAAATCCTGAAGAAGTTGCAGAAAATTTGAGAAACAATTCGTTACCAACTAATCAGATTGAACAAGTATCTACAAAAAAAGCATTTCTTTCTTCTGGAAGAGGAATGAGAGTTGTACTGCTTGATTTAGGAATGAAATCGGGAATTATGAGAGAACTTAATTCAAGAGACTGTGATATTGTAGTAATGCCTCATAATGCAACTGCTAAAGAAATTTTAAGACAAAAACCTGACGGAATAATGTTAAGCAATGGACCAGGAGACCCAACAGACGTACCTGAAACAATTGCCACAATTAAAGAACTAATAGATAAAGTACCAATTTTCGGAATCTGTATGGGACATCAATTAATCTCGCTTGCTTGCGGGGCAAAAACATATAAATTATTGTTTGGACATCGTGGAGCAAATCAGCCAGTATTAAACCTTGAAACAGGAAAAGTTGACATTACGGCACAAAATCACGGATTTGCAGTAGACATTGATTCATTAAAGGAAACAGACTTGGAATTGACACATATCGCAGTAAATGACAGAACTTGTGAAGGTGTAAAACATAAAAAATATCCTGTATTTTCAGTACAATATCACCCTGAAGCTTCCCCAGGACCGCACGATCCAAATTATTTATTTGATATGTTTATTGAAAATATGAAAAAGAATCGTAAAGAACAATATTAA